The Camelina sativa cultivar DH55 chromosome 14, Cs, whole genome shotgun sequence genome includes a window with the following:
- the LOC104739990 gene encoding homologous-pairing protein 2 homolog, which produces MAPKSDNTEAIVLNFVNEQNRPLNTQNAADALQKFNLKKTAVQKALDSLADSGKITFKEYGKQKIYIARQDQFEIPNNEELAQMKEDNANLQEQLQEKKKTITEVESEIKSLQSNLTLEEIQEKDTKLRKEVKEMEDKLIKLREGITLVRPEDKKAVEDMYADKINQWRKRKRMFRDIWDTVTENFPRDIKEFKEELGIEYDEDVGLSFQAYSDLIQHGKKRGRGQ; this is translated from the exons CAAAACCGACCTCTGAACACACAAAACGCAGCTGATGCTTTGCAAAAGTTTAACCTTAAGAAGACTGCAGTACAGAAGGCACTTGATAGCCTTGCTGATTCCGGGAAAATCACGTTCAAAGAGTATGGTAAGCAGAAGATTTACATTGCTAGACAAGACCAGTTCGAGATCCCAAACAATGAAGAGCTTGCTCAGATGAAAGAAGACAATGCCAATCTTCAAGAACAGctccaagagaagaagaaaactatcACTGAAGTTGAGTCAG AAATCAAGAGCTTGCAGTCTAACTTGACACTAGAAGAGATACAAGAGAAAGATACCAAACTGAGGAAAGAG GTTAAGGAAATGGAAGATAAACTGATCAAACTACGTGAAGGGATTACATTGGTGAGGCCAGAAGACAAAAAGGCTGTTGAAGATATGTACGCGGATAAGATTAATCAGTGGCGTAAGCGTAAGAGGATGTTCAGAGATATTTGGGATACTGTAACAGAGAATTTTCCCAGAGATATTAAGGAATTTAAG GAGGAGCTTGGAATTGAATATGATGAAGATGTGGGTCTAAGTTTCCAGGCATATTCTGACCTAATTCAGCATGGTAAAAAGAGGGGCAGAGGACAGTAG